A section of the Sebastes fasciatus isolate fSebFas1 chromosome 5, fSebFas1.pri, whole genome shotgun sequence genome encodes:
- the LOC141767463 gene encoding uncharacterized protein LOC141767463 isoform X1: MAGLGGLKVLLLWAGIIVMAKSPPPPQCSYNVTPIKFGFLIDMIMNSTTGDYTITLNEEGQAKSIYNFNQSRHVIEHLKPCTEYEHSVLFIDGAGKATPCNGTENETMTSGMSKDDIKDVSCMPGYVCYQSDWNISSSLSASNNVPAEPCKTDNKMFCIKPGFDDICTDLTTTFRSDCTASFDVTKSITVDFLNASEITQIAPTELPAQIDTELPPNCTDLTVDYTCQEDGKPSNTKKLSELEPFTDYSCTGQIKENNVTKKNTNAVKFRIDCDITIIYTKQSATNTDKSIELSWITISQNCPGLPDLEKFSYDCSCLSSSHQSPIVPANKERSGGTCQIAGLKPFTDYTCKVQPKYNDMNVHQPTEVKQRTKAGTPEDIHDLTVIVVDHNVIRVKCVYKGSFNGPKVTLRFIARLHNAGVTKELKNKTCDFDFKDLSYLTEYNLEVTAYNGEHESKPKKKDGVTTSYNDKAVIGLLVFLIILTSVALLLVIYKIYILKRRNSK, encoded by the exons ATGGCAGGTCTCGGTGGTCTCAAGGTCCTGCTTCTCTGGGCTGGGATCATCGTTATGGCCAAAT cccctccacctccacagt GTTCTTACAATGTCACACCCATCAAGTTCGGCTTCCTGATTGACATGATAATGAACTCTACCACTGGCGACTACACCATAACCCTTAATGAAGAAGGCCAAGCAAAATCCATCTATAACTTCAATCAAAGCCGCCACGTAATCGAACACCTGAAGCCCTGTACTGAATATGAGCATTCTGTGTTATTCATTGATGGCGCTGGCAAAGCAACACCCTGTAACGGCACTGAAAATGAAACCATGACATCTGGAATGA GTAAAGATGACATTAAAGATGTCAGCTGCATGCCTGGATATGTTTGTTACCAGAGTGACTGGAACATCAGCTCTTCACTATCAGCATCAAATAATGTTCCAGCTGAGCCGTGCAAAACTGATAATAAAATGTTCTGTATCAAACCTGGTTTCGATGACATTTGCACCGATTTAACTACAACCTTCCGTTCCGACTGTACGGCTTCCTTTGACGTCACCAAAAGCATCACTGTTG ATTTCTTAAATGCGAGTGAAATAACTCAGATAGCTCCAACTGAACTTCCTGCACAAATAGACACAGAATTACCTCCAAACTGCACAGATCTCACCGTCGACTACACCTGTCAGG AGGATGGTAAACCCAGTAACACCAAGAAACTGTCTGAGCTGGAGCCCTTCACAGACTACAGCTGTACTGGTCAGATCAAGGAAAACAACgtcaccaaaaaaaacacaaatgctgTCAAGTTCAGGATCGACTGTG ATATTACAATAATCTACACAAAGCAAAGTGCCACCAATACCGATAAGTCCATCGAGTTGAGTTGGATAACGATCAGTCAGAACTGTCCAGGTCTTCCTGATCTTGAGAAGTTTTCTTATGACTGCAgttgtctctcttcctcccatcaGAGTCCCATTG TTCCAGCTAACAAAGAGCGATCAGGAGGAACATGTCAGATTGCTGGACTGAAACCGTTCACCGACTACAC CTGTAAAGTCCAGCCCAAATACAACGACATGAACGTTCATCAACCAACTGAAGTTAAACAGAGAACTAAGGCTGGAA CACCAGAAGATATACATGACCTGACAGTGATTGTTGTAGACCATAATGTGATTAGAGTCAAATGTGTTTATAAAGGTAGTTTTAATGGACCTAAGGTGACTCTAAGATTCATTGCACGTCTTCACAATGCTGGTGTCACCAAGgagcttaaaaacaaaacatgcgaCTTTGACTTCAAAGATCTGAGCTATTTAACGGAATACAATCTGGAG GTGACTGCTTACAACGGAGAACATGAGAGCAAACCCAAGAAAAAAGACGGCGTGACCACTTCCT ATAATGACAAAGCTGTCATTGGGCTTCTGGtcttcctcatcatcctcaCGTCGGTGGCTCTGCTTCTGGTCATCTACAAGATTTACATTCTGAAGCGCAGGAACTCCAAGTAA
- the LOC141767463 gene encoding uncharacterized protein LOC141767463 isoform X2 produces MAGLGGLKVLLLWAGIIVMAKSPPPPQCSYNVTPIKFGFLIDMIMNSTTGDYTITLNEEGQAKSIYNFNQSRHVIEHLKPCTEYEHSVLFIDGAGKATPCNGTENETMTSGMSKDDIKDVSCMPGYVCYQSDWNISSSLSASNNVPAEPCKTDNKMFCIKPGFDDICTDLTTTFRSDCTASFDVTKSITVDFLNASEITQIAPTELPAQIDTELPPNCTDLTVDYTCQEDGKPSNTKKLSELEPFTDYSCTGQIKENNVTKKNTNAVKFRIDYITIIYTKQSATNTDKSIELSWITISQNCPGLPDLEKFSYDCSCLSSSHQSPIVPANKERSGGTCQIAGLKPFTDYTCKVQPKYNDMNVHQPTEVKQRTKAGTPEDIHDLTVIVVDHNVIRVKCVYKGSFNGPKVTLRFIARLHNAGVTKELKNKTCDFDFKDLSYLTEYNLEVTAYNGEHESKPKKKDGVTTSYNDKAVIGLLVFLIILTSVALLLVIYKIYILKRRNSK; encoded by the exons ATGGCAGGTCTCGGTGGTCTCAAGGTCCTGCTTCTCTGGGCTGGGATCATCGTTATGGCCAAAT cccctccacctccacagt GTTCTTACAATGTCACACCCATCAAGTTCGGCTTCCTGATTGACATGATAATGAACTCTACCACTGGCGACTACACCATAACCCTTAATGAAGAAGGCCAAGCAAAATCCATCTATAACTTCAATCAAAGCCGCCACGTAATCGAACACCTGAAGCCCTGTACTGAATATGAGCATTCTGTGTTATTCATTGATGGCGCTGGCAAAGCAACACCCTGTAACGGCACTGAAAATGAAACCATGACATCTGGAATGA GTAAAGATGACATTAAAGATGTCAGCTGCATGCCTGGATATGTTTGTTACCAGAGTGACTGGAACATCAGCTCTTCACTATCAGCATCAAATAATGTTCCAGCTGAGCCGTGCAAAACTGATAATAAAATGTTCTGTATCAAACCTGGTTTCGATGACATTTGCACCGATTTAACTACAACCTTCCGTTCCGACTGTACGGCTTCCTTTGACGTCACCAAAAGCATCACTGTTG ATTTCTTAAATGCGAGTGAAATAACTCAGATAGCTCCAACTGAACTTCCTGCACAAATAGACACAGAATTACCTCCAAACTGCACAGATCTCACCGTCGACTACACCTGTCAGG AGGATGGTAAACCCAGTAACACCAAGAAACTGTCTGAGCTGGAGCCCTTCACAGACTACAGCTGTACTGGTCAGATCAAGGAAAACAACgtcaccaaaaaaaacacaaatgctgTCAAGTTCAGGATCGACT ATATTACAATAATCTACACAAAGCAAAGTGCCACCAATACCGATAAGTCCATCGAGTTGAGTTGGATAACGATCAGTCAGAACTGTCCAGGTCTTCCTGATCTTGAGAAGTTTTCTTATGACTGCAgttgtctctcttcctcccatcaGAGTCCCATTG TTCCAGCTAACAAAGAGCGATCAGGAGGAACATGTCAGATTGCTGGACTGAAACCGTTCACCGACTACAC CTGTAAAGTCCAGCCCAAATACAACGACATGAACGTTCATCAACCAACTGAAGTTAAACAGAGAACTAAGGCTGGAA CACCAGAAGATATACATGACCTGACAGTGATTGTTGTAGACCATAATGTGATTAGAGTCAAATGTGTTTATAAAGGTAGTTTTAATGGACCTAAGGTGACTCTAAGATTCATTGCACGTCTTCACAATGCTGGTGTCACCAAGgagcttaaaaacaaaacatgcgaCTTTGACTTCAAAGATCTGAGCTATTTAACGGAATACAATCTGGAG GTGACTGCTTACAACGGAGAACATGAGAGCAAACCCAAGAAAAAAGACGGCGTGACCACTTCCT ATAATGACAAAGCTGTCATTGGGCTTCTGGtcttcctcatcatcctcaCGTCGGTGGCTCTGCTTCTGGTCATCTACAAGATTTACATTCTGAAGCGCAGGAACTCCAAGTAA
- the LOC141767464 gene encoding receptor-type tyrosine-protein phosphatase C-like, with translation MMMSSTTITLNEEDRQSKSIYIFSQSHVIEHLKPCTEYEHSVAFIDAGKATPCNPENETMTSGMSKDDIKEGSCMPGYVCYQSDWDISSSLSASNNVPAEPCKTDNKTFCIKPDYDDICTDLTTTFHSENCTASFDVTKSITVDFLNASEITQKAPTELPVKKIETELPPNCTDLTVDYTCQEDGKPSNTKNLTELEPFTDYSCTGQIKENNITKKTTNAVKFRIDCDITIIETSRAFSNTYIQWRWDMISQNCPGLLGFEKFSYDCSCRSSSHQNPIVPANKEESGGTFCKIAGLKPFTDYTCKVQPKYDNKKVHQPTEVKQKTLTGRPEDIHDLTVIVVDHNVIRVKCDYKGRNFNGPERIFIARLHNAGVPKELRNTTCDFEFKDLSYLTEYNVEVTAYNGRHESNPKKNDHMTTSCMF, from the exons ATGATGATGAGCTCTACCACCATAACCCTTAATGAAGAGGACCGACAAAGCAAATCCATCTACATCTTCAGTCAAAGCCATGTAATCGAACACCTGAAGCCCTGTACTGAATATGAGCATTCTGTGGCATTCATTGATGCTGGCAAAGCAACACCCTGTAACCCTGAAAATGAAACCATGACATCTGGAATGA GTAAAGATGACATTAAAGAGGGCAGCTGCATGCCTGGATATGTTTGTTACCAGAGTGACTGGGACATCAGCTCTTCACTATCAGCATCAAATAATGTTCCAGCTGAGCCGTGCAAAACTGATAATAAAACGTTCTGTATCAAACCTGATTACGATGACATTTGCACCGATTTAACTACAACCTTCCATTCAGAAAACTGTACGGCTTCCTTTGACGTCACCAAAAGCATCACTGTTG ATTTCTTAAATGCGAGTGAAATAACTCAGAAAGCTCCAACTGAActtcctgtaaaaaaaatagaaacagaaTTACCTCCAAACTGCACAGATCTCACCGTCGACTACACCTGTCAGG AGGACGGTAAACCCAGTAACACCAAGAACCTGACTGAGCTGGAGCCCTTCACAGACTACAGCTGTACTGGTCAGATCAAGGAAAACAACATCACCAAAAAAACCACAAATGCTGTCAAGTTCAGGATCGACTGTG ATATTACAATAATCGAAACAAGTCGAGCTTTCTCCAATACCTACATCCAGTGGAGATGGGACATGATCAGTCAGAACTGTCCAGGTCTTCTTGGATTTGAGAAGTTTTCTTATGACTGCAGTTGTCGCTCTTCCTCCCATCAGAATCCCATTG TTCCAGCTAACAAAGAGGAATCAGGAGGAACATTTTGTAAGATTGCTGGACTGAAACCGTTCACCGACTACACCTGTAAAGTCCAGCCCAAATATGACAACAAGAAGGTTCATCAACCAACTGAAGTTAAACAGAAAACTTTGACTGGAA gACCAGAAGATATACATGACCTGACAGTGATTGTTGTAGACCACAATGTGATAAGAGTCAAATGTGATTATAAAGGTAGAAATTTTAATGGACCTGAGAGGATATTCATTGCACGTCTTCACAATGCTGGTGTCCCCAAGGAGCTTAGAAACACAACATGCGACTTTGAATTCAAAGATCTGAGCTATTTAACGGAATACAATGTGGAG gTGACTGCTTACAACGGAAGACATGAGAGCAATCCCAAGAAAAATGACCATATGACCACTTCCTGTATGTTTTAA